Proteins co-encoded in one Deinococcota bacterium genomic window:
- the mqnE gene encoding aminofutalosine synthase MqnE, with product MSIAPCREQDSPDQDFQVTDRALRPITDKVLAGERLSFDEGMRLFRSHDLPTVARLADRVRRRKVGAKAYFVHSLRLSQTNVCYVGCTFCGFQRRFGEEGVWDYDLDEVWAFVDRHYHPDLTEIHIASGHHPRRDWQYYLDLVRGLTDRYPGVQVKAWTAAEIHHFHKLTKKPYREILAELKDAGLVAMPGGGAEIFAERVRRKIARNKVTAEGWLGVHRSAHELGVRSNATMLYGHVESLEDRMDHMLRLRELQDETGGFFSFIPLAFQPDNNPLAKALNKSEFTTGLDDLRNLAVARIMLDNFDHVKGYWVMITPAMTQVSLSCGVSDIDGTIKDERIAHASGAVTEQGMTEEELVTLIRAAGRVPVRRDALYNELEVYG from the coding sequence ATGAGCATCGCCCCGTGCCGGGAGCAAGATAGCCCGGATCAAGACTTTCAGGTCACCGACAGGGCACTCCGGCCCATCACCGACAAGGTGCTGGCGGGCGAGCGCCTCTCTTTCGACGAGGGCATGCGGCTCTTCCGCAGCCACGACCTGCCCACCGTCGCCCGCTTGGCCGACCGGGTGCGGCGGCGCAAGGTCGGCGCCAAGGCCTACTTCGTCCACTCGCTGAGGCTGTCGCAGACGAACGTCTGCTACGTGGGCTGCACCTTCTGCGGCTTCCAGCGCAGATTCGGCGAGGAGGGCGTCTGGGATTACGACTTGGACGAGGTCTGGGCCTTCGTCGACAGGCACTACCACCCCGATCTCACGGAAATCCACATCGCCTCGGGCCACCACCCCCGACGCGACTGGCAGTACTACCTGGACCTGGTGCGCGGGCTCACCGACAGGTATCCGGGCGTGCAGGTCAAAGCCTGGACCGCCGCCGAGATCCACCACTTCCACAAACTGACCAAGAAGCCCTACCGGGAGATCCTCGCGGAACTAAAAGACGCCGGCCTGGTGGCCATGCCCGGCGGCGGCGCGGAGATCTTCGCCGAGAGGGTGCGGCGCAAGATCGCCCGCAACAAGGTGACCGCCGAGGGCTGGCTGGGGGTCCACCGCAGCGCCCACGAGCTGGGCGTCCGCAGCAACGCCACCATGCTCTACGGCCACGTGGAAAGCCTGGAGGACCGCATGGACCACATGCTGCGCCTGCGCGAGCTGCAAGACGAGACGGGCGGCTTTTTCTCCTTCATCCCGCTGGCCTTTCAGCCCGACAACAACCCGCTCGCGAAAGCGCTCAACAAGAGCGAGTTCACCACCGGCTTAGACGACCTGCGCAACCTGGCGGTGGCGCGCATCATGCTCGACAACTTCGACCACGTCAAGGGCTACTGGGTGATGATCACCCCGGCGATGACCCAGGTCTCGCTGTCTTGCGGCGTCAGCGACATCGACGGCACCATCAAGGACGAGCGCATCGCCCACGCCTCGGGCGCCGTCACCGAGCAGGGCATGACCGAAGAGGAACTGGTCACGCTCATCAGGGCGGCGGGGCGCGTCCCGGTGAGGCGCGACGCGCTCTACAACGAGCTCGAGGTCTATGGTTAA
- a CDS encoding menaquinone biosynthesis protein, whose protein sequence is MKVERSSFGSSLVDAQPSLAAERLGIVSYTNVAPLHWGLSPWAGAEFVRGVPSELNRKLLVGEIDLTLMSSVEFLKHRRELKALPDFSISSLGPVYSVMLFSWEPWERLDGKRVAVTTDSATSVQLLKLLLEEDGIRAELVPMAPDLGGMMARCDAALLIGDLALSEAVSRRSLGERRPLVTDLGESWYERTRLPFTFAVWASPRDKPPSAFMVAKLRAAREAGLGHLAEVAEPEAERLGLSPAVVQRYLGNFRYYLESPDRDGLEAFAARALPGYDGGLEFWNL, encoded by the coding sequence GTGAAGGTTGAAAGGTCAAGCTTCGGTTCTTCGCTGGTTGATGCTCAACCTTCGCTTGCTGCCGAGCGCCTCGGCATCGTCTCCTACACCAACGTGGCGCCGCTCCACTGGGGGCTCAGTCCTTGGGCGGGCGCCGAGTTCGTGCGCGGCGTGCCCAGCGAGCTCAACCGCAAGCTCTTAGTCGGGGAGATCGACCTGACGCTCATGTCGAGCGTTGAATTCCTGAAGCACCGCCGCGAGCTTAAGGCCTTGCCCGACTTTTCGATCAGCAGCCTGGGGCCGGTCTACAGCGTCATGCTCTTCAGCTGGGAGCCCTGGGAGAGGCTGGACGGCAAGCGCGTCGCGGTGACCACCGACTCGGCCACCAGCGTTCAGCTTCTCAAGCTGCTCCTGGAAGAGGACGGCATCAGGGCCGAACTCGTGCCCATGGCGCCGGACTTGGGCGGCATGATGGCGCGCTGTGACGCCGCCCTGCTTATCGGCGATCTGGCCCTGAGCGAGGCGGTCAGCAGACGCTCGCTGGGAGAGCGCCGGCCCCTGGTGACCGACCTCGGCGAGAGCTGGTACGAGCGCACCCGTCTGCCCTTCACCTTCGCCGTCTGGGCCTCACCCAGGGACAAGCCTCCGTCGGCGTTCATGGTCGCCAAGCTGCGCGCCGCGCGGGAGGCGGGGCTCGGCCATCTTGCCGAGGTAGCCGAGCCCGAAGCCGAGCGCCTCGGCCTCTCCCCTGCCGTGGTCCAGCGCTATCTCGGCAACTTTCGCTACTACCTGGAATCCCCCGACCGTGACGGTCTCGAGGCCTTTGCCGCGCGCGCCCTGCCGGGTTATGACGGCGGGCTCGAGTTCTGGAATCTCTAG